A genomic segment from Amycolatopsis camponoti encodes:
- a CDS encoding alpha/beta fold hydrolase, translating to MALLPQTMHGRLCTPAGASTVVVLIPGGTYNASYWDIGYTPETRSFRLAENQAGIATLALDRLGTGRSSKPLSTLLSASVQATAAHAVVQAVRPRFAKVVIGGHSIGSAMAMIEAGRYRDVDGVLVTGMTHRMNLVSVIPTLAQMIPAPLDPAVPGRDAGYLTTDPGTRYAAFHTPGPYDAAAIGYDESTKDVFAATEAVDSLTLTTVVTPASQQITAPVLLVVGDDPNFCGTLGSDCSSPAALRASEAPFFGTSQLQAYILNGYGHAINYAPNAPTYFGVVGNWLKALP from the coding sequence GTGGCGCTGCTGCCGCAGACGATGCACGGCCGCCTGTGCACCCCGGCCGGCGCGTCGACCGTGGTGGTCCTGATCCCCGGCGGCACGTACAACGCGTCCTATTGGGACATCGGCTACACGCCGGAGACGCGGTCGTTCCGCCTGGCGGAGAACCAGGCGGGGATCGCGACGCTCGCCCTCGACCGCCTCGGCACCGGGCGGAGCTCGAAGCCGTTGAGCACGTTGCTGAGCGCGTCCGTCCAGGCGACCGCGGCGCACGCGGTGGTCCAGGCGGTGCGCCCGAGGTTCGCGAAGGTGGTCATCGGCGGCCACTCGATCGGCTCGGCGATGGCGATGATCGAGGCGGGCCGCTACCGCGACGTCGACGGCGTGCTCGTCACCGGGATGACGCACCGGATGAACCTGGTCTCGGTGATCCCCACGCTGGCGCAGATGATCCCGGCCCCGCTGGACCCGGCCGTGCCGGGCCGTGACGCGGGCTACCTGACCACCGACCCGGGCACCCGCTACGCGGCCTTCCACACACCGGGCCCGTACGACGCCGCCGCGATCGGCTACGACGAGTCCACAAAGGACGTCTTCGCCGCGACCGAGGCGGTGGACAGCCTGACGCTGACGACCGTGGTCACCCCGGCGTCGCAGCAGATCACGGCCCCGGTCCTGCTGGTGGTCGGCGACGACCCGAACTTCTGCGGCACCTTGGGCAGCGACTGTTCGTCCCCGGCGGCGCTGCGGGCGTCCGAAGCGCCGTTCTTCGGCACTTCACAGCTGCAGGCGTACATCCTGAACGGCTACGGCCACGCGATCAACTACGCCCCGAACGCGCCGACGTACTTCGGCGTGGTGGGAAATTGGCTGAAAGCGCTGCCGTAA
- a CDS encoding CBS domain-containing protein has translation MYLIDGRRVMVSDLLEAGLIRAGAKLRFRRNRIGVTYEATVTDQGRIRLEPDGEEFRSPSRAAVVAAGMHAVDGWRAWLVVDQDRLLDSVRQELLDRTISRTAAAARSEDDQDPQRVHERLRQARGHAEEGNPDRVTVRELLRIWGATDRGDQVSKIEADLANHGLVTSPSFRAVTLDSTVTLTTPRDEPEEAVTAALSGDDNGPAAEDDEADSSLNVRLTVGNISPLRGVESVGTHSPLKEAITKMVINDYSQLAVLNGPRNVRGAVTWRSIAQAMHQRCDASVADAIDTHVEVVTYDRDLFEVLPTLQQREFVFVTNVSKEVKGIVTTADVARRYGEMATPFFQLGELDQTLRWILSRAVDLPTVQPLCSRTIKNFNELGFGDYQRILGNREVWGKLDWPLDRQVFIDRLDAIRQLRNSIMHFHPDPVSDDAIATLRNFNSLLHQYRDPA, from the coding sequence ATGTACTTGATAGACGGACGGCGCGTCATGGTCTCCGACCTGCTGGAAGCCGGCCTCATCCGGGCAGGCGCGAAGCTCCGGTTCAGGCGCAACCGGATCGGTGTGACCTATGAGGCAACAGTGACCGACCAGGGGCGGATCCGGCTGGAGCCCGACGGTGAGGAGTTCCGCTCCCCATCGCGAGCTGCTGTGGTGGCTGCCGGCATGCATGCGGTCGACGGTTGGCGCGCGTGGCTGGTCGTCGACCAGGACCGCTTGCTCGACTCCGTCCGTCAAGAGCTGCTCGACCGGACGATTTCACGGACCGCTGCCGCGGCGCGTTCGGAGGACGACCAAGACCCTCAGCGTGTCCACGAGCGCCTCAGGCAGGCGCGCGGTCACGCTGAGGAAGGCAACCCCGATCGCGTCACGGTTCGCGAACTCCTGAGGATCTGGGGAGCGACGGATCGCGGTGACCAAGTCAGCAAGATCGAGGCCGATCTCGCCAACCACGGACTGGTGACGTCACCGAGTTTTCGTGCCGTGACCCTCGACTCGACGGTTACGCTGACCACGCCGCGCGACGAGCCGGAAGAAGCAGTGACTGCAGCGCTCTCCGGAGACGACAACGGCCCTGCTGCCGAGGACGATGAGGCCGACAGCAGTCTGAATGTCCGCCTCACTGTGGGAAACATCTCTCCTCTTAGGGGCGTCGAGTCGGTAGGAACCCACAGTCCGCTCAAAGAAGCCATTACAAAAATGGTCATCAACGACTACTCGCAGCTGGCTGTCCTGAACGGCCCTCGCAACGTGCGTGGTGCGGTGACCTGGCGCTCGATCGCTCAGGCGATGCACCAAAGGTGCGATGCCAGCGTGGCCGATGCGATCGACACCCATGTCGAGGTCGTCACGTACGACCGCGACCTTTTCGAAGTGCTCCCCACGCTGCAGCAACGCGAGTTCGTGTTCGTGACCAACGTAAGCAAGGAAGTGAAAGGCATCGTCACGACGGCGGACGTGGCCCGCCGCTACGGCGAGATGGCCACACCGTTCTTTCAGCTGGGCGAGCTGGACCAAACGCTGCGCTGGATCTTGAGCCGCGCGGTGGACCTTCCGACCGTCCAGCCGCTGTGCAGCAGGACTATCAAGAACTTCAACGAACTCGGCTTCGGTGATTACCAGCGCATCCTCGGCAACCGGGAGGTCTGGGGAAAGCTCGACTGGCCCCTGGATCGTCAAGTCTTCATCGACCGGCTCGATGCCATTCGCCAGCTCCGCAACAGCATCATGCATTTCCATCCCGATCCGGTCTCCGACGACGCCATCGCAACCTTGCGGAACTTCAACAGCCTGCTGCACCAGTACCGCGATCCGGCGTGA
- a CDS encoding DUF6308 family protein, which produces MTEADVLALNFLSITSLANVAIDTTITYALQIRELLEQIPADILMHSAPWSVYEPGAPAVGAVPPVRRQPPPGDGVQAAGPQAPPPDPGVRQPGQSDPQAPASPWNCLWNWFHTDPTRASAVAKLRKEAGGIEDISPLRCLDVILWMRARRG; this is translated from the coding sequence GTGACCGAAGCGGACGTCCTGGCGCTGAACTTCCTGAGCATCACCAGCCTGGCGAACGTGGCCATCGACACGACGATCACGTACGCGCTCCAGATCCGGGAGCTGCTGGAGCAGATCCCGGCGGACATCCTCATGCACTCGGCCCCGTGGTCGGTCTACGAACCGGGCGCACCGGCTGTGGGAGCTGTTCCGCCAGTGCGGCGGCAACCACCGCCCGGTGACGGCGTCCAAGCTGCTGGCCCGCAAGCGCCCCCGCCTGACCCCGGTGTACGACAGCCAGGTCAGAGCGATCCTCAAGCGCCCGCGAGCCCGTGGAACTGCCTGTGGAACTGGTTCCACACCGACCCGACCCGCGCCTCGGCGGTGGCGAAGCTGCGCAAGGAAGCGGGCGGGATCGAGGACATCAGCCCGCTGCGCTGCCTCGACGTGATCCTGTGGATGCGGGCCCGCCGCGGCTGA
- a CDS encoding ParA family protein, with protein sequence MTYFVSMYLLVSCFRHTESAKVVKPGRQASRSPFAGADEHETTREKSMRVVAVMNYKGGVGKTTVTANLGALAASRGLRVLLIDLDPQTNLTFSFYEIDEWHHRLKDENRTIRQWYEDESPGRDTSLADLVVTPERVNRVLEHSGGRIDLISSHLGLIDIDLQLAARLGGATTLDGSKQRFLELHSCLREALRDDHFAKYDLVLIDCAPNFGIVTKTAIVASEQVLVPAKADYLSTLGLDYLVGNCRELVEQFNDFVNHKGGSKEYRPIDPGVLGVVFTMVQIYSQQVVAGQQAYIDQVGLNSQVPVLKTTIRNSPRDFGDAGQGGVPAMLRPAVRDDVVREFDELTDEVLSALELPAGGHR encoded by the coding sequence ATGACGTACTTCGTGTCGATGTACCTCCTCGTCAGTTGCTTCCGGCACACAGAATCTGCGAAGGTCGTAAAGCCAGGTCGGCAAGCAAGCCGATCACCGTTCGCCGGCGCCGACGAGCACGAGACCACCAGGGAGAAGAGCATGCGGGTCGTGGCGGTCATGAACTACAAGGGCGGCGTGGGCAAGACGACAGTCACGGCAAACCTCGGCGCGCTGGCTGCGAGCCGCGGTCTGCGAGTGCTCCTCATCGACCTCGACCCACAGACGAATTTGACCTTCTCGTTCTACGAGATCGACGAATGGCACCATCGCCTCAAGGACGAAAACCGCACGATCAGGCAATGGTACGAAGACGAATCACCCGGCCGGGACACGTCACTCGCCGACCTCGTCGTTACGCCGGAACGAGTGAACCGCGTTCTCGAGCACTCCGGCGGCCGCATCGACCTGATCTCCTCACACCTCGGACTCATCGACATCGACCTGCAGCTCGCTGCCAGGTTGGGCGGGGCCACCACGCTCGACGGATCGAAGCAGCGGTTCCTCGAGTTGCACAGTTGTCTGCGTGAGGCACTGCGGGACGATCACTTCGCCAAGTACGACCTGGTGCTCATCGACTGCGCCCCCAACTTCGGCATCGTCACCAAGACAGCGATCGTCGCGAGCGAGCAGGTTCTCGTGCCGGCCAAGGCGGACTACCTGTCCACGCTGGGCTTGGACTACTTGGTGGGCAACTGCCGGGAACTGGTCGAACAGTTCAACGACTTCGTCAATCACAAAGGTGGCTCGAAGGAGTACCGGCCGATCGATCCCGGCGTCCTCGGCGTGGTCTTCACCATGGTGCAGATCTATTCCCAGCAGGTAGTCGCCGGCCAGCAGGCCTACATCGACCAGGTGGGCCTCAATTCGCAAGTACCCGTCCTGAAAACCACGATCCGCAACAGTCCGCGCGACTTCGGAGACGCTGGTCAAGGCGGTGTGCCGGCGATGCTCCGGCCCGCCGTCCGAGACGACGTCGTTCGCGAGTTCGACGAACTGACCGACGAAGTGTTGAGTGCGCTAGAGCTGCCCGCCGGCGGTCACCGGTGA
- a CDS encoding DMT family transporter, with amino-acid sequence MTGWVRIAVLALLWGSGFLWIKLALTGLSPVHLTLVRCALGALTLLAMAFATRQRLPRDRRTWGRLVVAAFFCNALPFALFGIGERTVDSGVAGVMNATTPLWSLLIGVVLGTDRRLGPARLLGLALGFAGVLVIFAPWQQAGLLSGGALALLGAGLSYAIAFAYMARKLPPDGAPLALSAAQLMTATALTALALPVSGAAPHLNLTAVVAVTILGVFGTGITFYLNYRILTDEGPTAAATVGYLLPVVSVALGALVLGEPLTPRVVGGMVIVLAAVGLTRWPAQAKAAASSPGGLAAPK; translated from the coding sequence GTGACTGGATGGGTGCGCATCGCGGTGCTGGCTCTGCTGTGGGGATCGGGTTTCCTCTGGATCAAGCTGGCCCTGACCGGGCTGAGCCCGGTCCACCTCACGCTCGTCCGCTGCGCACTCGGGGCGCTGACGCTGCTGGCCATGGCCTTCGCGACCCGCCAGCGCCTGCCGCGCGACCGGCGGACGTGGGGACGGCTGGTCGTCGCCGCGTTCTTCTGCAACGCGCTGCCGTTCGCCCTCTTCGGGATCGGGGAACGCACGGTGGACTCCGGCGTGGCGGGCGTCATGAACGCGACGACACCGTTGTGGTCACTGCTGATCGGCGTCGTGCTCGGCACGGACCGCCGCCTCGGGCCGGCCCGGTTGCTCGGGCTGGCCCTGGGGTTCGCGGGCGTGCTGGTGATCTTCGCACCGTGGCAGCAGGCAGGCCTGCTGAGCGGCGGCGCGCTCGCCCTGCTCGGCGCGGGCCTGAGCTACGCGATCGCGTTCGCCTACATGGCCCGAAAACTGCCCCCCGACGGCGCACCGCTGGCGCTGTCGGCCGCCCAGCTGATGACGGCGACGGCGTTGACCGCGCTGGCCCTGCCGGTGTCCGGCGCGGCCCCGCACCTCAACCTGACCGCCGTCGTGGCGGTGACGATCCTCGGCGTCTTCGGGACGGGCATCACGTTCTACCTGAATTACCGGATCCTGACCGACGAAGGCCCCACGGCGGCCGCGACGGTCGGCTACCTGCTCCCGGTGGTGTCGGTGGCGCTCGGCGCGCTCGTCCTGGGGGAACCGCTGACGCCCCGCGTCGTGGGCGGGATGGTGATCGTGCTGGCCGCGGTCGGCTTGACCCGGTGGCCCGCTCAAGCGAAAGCAGCCGCCAGCTCCCCCGGCGGCCTGGCGGCCCCGAAGTAA
- a CDS encoding cytochrome P450: MSDIPQGLPMERDAGPFDPPREVTRLRDTRPVSPMVFPDGHEGWLVTGYEAVREMMADTRFSSRLDLDVVHVPYETPGMPVATEPSPQLPGMFIAMDPPDHGRLRKRLTGAFTVKRMKQLEEHIAEIVERQLDHVARLAPPIDLVKEFALPVPSLVICELLGVAYEDRESFQANSAQFMIRDQTLEEKMGAYIALNTYLSELVTHKRSSPGEDILSDLASHEDLTIEELTGAAFLLLIAGHETTANMLSLGTFALLEHPSELASLSADPALMPGAVEELLRYLSVADIFFRYATEDLSLGGETILKGSTVVVSLLAANRDPQRFENPDVLDIRRNARGLLSFGHGVHQCLGQQLARIEMRAGFEGLLRRFPTLRLAVPAAEVKLRTDMNIYGVHELPVTW; the protein is encoded by the coding sequence ATGAGCGACATCCCTCAGGGACTTCCGATGGAGCGCGACGCGGGGCCCTTCGACCCGCCCCGCGAGGTCACCCGCCTGCGCGACACCCGCCCGGTCAGCCCGATGGTGTTCCCCGACGGGCACGAGGGCTGGCTCGTCACCGGCTACGAAGCGGTGCGCGAGATGATGGCCGACACGCGGTTCAGCTCGCGGCTGGACCTCGACGTCGTCCACGTGCCGTACGAGACGCCCGGCATGCCCGTCGCGACCGAGCCGTCCCCGCAGCTGCCGGGCATGTTCATCGCGATGGACCCGCCGGACCACGGCCGGCTGCGCAAGCGGCTCACCGGCGCCTTCACCGTGAAGCGGATGAAGCAGCTCGAAGAGCACATCGCCGAGATCGTCGAGCGGCAGCTGGACCACGTGGCGCGCCTGGCGCCGCCGATCGACCTGGTGAAGGAGTTCGCGCTGCCGGTGCCGTCGCTGGTGATCTGCGAACTGCTCGGCGTCGCCTATGAAGACCGCGAGAGCTTCCAGGCCAACTCGGCGCAGTTCATGATCCGGGACCAGACGCTCGAAGAGAAGATGGGCGCGTACATCGCGCTGAACACGTACCTGTCCGAGCTGGTCACCCACAAGCGCTCTTCGCCGGGCGAGGACATCCTGTCCGACCTGGCCTCCCACGAGGACCTGACGATCGAGGAGCTGACCGGCGCCGCGTTCCTGTTGCTGATCGCGGGACACGAGACGACGGCGAACATGCTGTCGCTGGGCACTTTCGCGCTGCTGGAGCACCCTTCGGAGCTGGCTTCGCTGAGCGCCGATCCGGCGTTGATGCCGGGCGCGGTGGAGGAGCTGTTGCGGTACCTGTCCGTCGCCGACATCTTCTTCCGGTACGCGACGGAGGACCTTTCGCTGGGAGGCGAAACGATCCTCAAGGGGTCGACGGTGGTCGTGTCGCTGCTGGCGGCCAACCGCGACCCGCAGCGGTTCGAGAACCCGGACGTCTTGGACATCCGCCGCAACGCGCGGGGGCTGCTGTCGTTCGGCCACGGCGTGCACCAGTGCCTGGGGCAGCAGCTGGCGAGGATCGAGATGCGGGCCGGGTTCGAGGGCCTGCTGCGGCGGTTCCCGACGCTTCGGCTCGCCGTGCCCGCCGCGGAGGTGAAGCTGCGGACCGACATGAACATCTACGGGGTGCACGAACTGCCGGTCACCTGGTGA
- a CDS encoding SAM-dependent methyltransferase: MTRSPEWVPRGVDISVPSMARTYDFMLGGGHNFAVDRAVGEQIERAMPGLRDAARVNRAFLGRAVRFMTGHGIRQFLDIGSGIPTVANVHEVAQEQDPDCRVVYVDRDPVAVAHSELLLAGNDRAAVVQADMRDPEKILESPQVRGLLDLEKPVGLLMLLMLHWVPDESDPLDLVARYSSALVPGSFLALTHVTGDHQGENLGEATEVIKESRSPDQVTLRTHDQVSALFAGFEIVEPGLVGCGEWRPSGPADIAAAAEMNMLVYAGIGRKS, encoded by the coding sequence GTGACTCGATCACCGGAATGGGTTCCCCGGGGTGTCGATATCTCCGTGCCCAGCATGGCGCGCACTTACGACTTCATGCTCGGCGGCGGCCACAACTTCGCCGTCGATCGCGCGGTGGGGGAGCAGATCGAGCGCGCGATGCCCGGGCTGCGCGACGCGGCACGAGTGAACCGCGCGTTCCTCGGGCGCGCGGTGCGGTTCATGACCGGCCACGGGATCCGGCAGTTCCTCGACATCGGCTCCGGTATCCCCACGGTGGCGAACGTGCACGAGGTCGCGCAGGAGCAGGATCCGGACTGCCGCGTGGTGTACGTCGACCGCGACCCGGTGGCGGTCGCGCACAGCGAGCTCCTGCTGGCGGGAAACGATCGCGCGGCGGTCGTGCAAGCCGACATGCGGGACCCGGAGAAGATCCTCGAATCGCCGCAGGTGCGCGGTCTGCTCGATCTCGAAAAGCCCGTCGGGCTGCTCATGCTGTTGATGTTGCACTGGGTCCCGGACGAATCGGATCCGCTCGACCTCGTCGCACGCTACAGTTCGGCGCTGGTGCCGGGGAGTTTTCTCGCGCTCACCCACGTCACCGGCGACCACCAAGGCGAAAATCTCGGAGAAGCGACCGAAGTGATCAAAGAAAGCCGGAGCCCCGATCAGGTGACACTGCGGACGCACGACCAGGTTTCAGCACTCTTCGCCGGTTTCGAAATCGTCGAACCCGGTTTGGTCGGCTGCGGCGAATGGCGGCCGTCCGGGCCGGCGGACATCGCCGCCGCGGCCGAGATGAACATGCTCGTCTACGCCGGAATCGGCCGAAAGAGCTGA
- a CDS encoding putative bifunctional diguanylate cyclase/phosphodiesterase, with protein sequence MPMIEELPEQPASADPERARTVLARKWAYLLSGVTVVSLSRELLDEELRGMLDTLIDSLRGTSADTAPAERIGARLVGLGYVGEPGLRCTLDVLGKGLPGLPELRPADRFTERIVLTLGALSCGFLLAYERSVLEQQEIMHLSLLKAVRDAQWNLKQSEARFDQVVTSSASGVALVALDGRIVRANAALAEMLGHPAGELAGTRLEDHVHPETAEVLREAMAELADGAKERVRQSQRLLRKDGDVARISLTASLLRDADGRPGHFVVVVEDGTELMLLQGELSRQALHDVLTGLPNRQYFGTHLEAALRRADPEYGVTLFHVDLDAFGMVCNSLGRRVGEQVLVHFAQRLKAVLARERAMVARFHADEFGILVENSATTPDIDAIVRAINDELAEPFFCGGHGLALSASAGVVHRPAKGIDPAEVLRAADQTLRRAKEGRSGQWKMFDRDADAEDRRTQALAVGMAGAWENGELGVRYRPMARLADGAVAGFEARLHWERPDGRPLAHERCAELAESTGLALPLGDWLLRAAGRQGEWWRQRADSRLPVVAGLTGHQVADDALGTRVTRLLADTGLPPDQLLLGVPVRALPVSGVPENVTALAGLGVRVMLDDFGLGPDDLRAVEDLPVDIVRVDRRLAEWQARSESTFLGALVPLVREVGATLVVDGIHTEDQASWWGQAGAELGTGDYFGAARPPGELAAAFA encoded by the coding sequence ATGCCGATGATCGAAGAACTGCCGGAGCAGCCGGCGAGCGCCGACCCGGAACGCGCGCGGACCGTGCTCGCCCGCAAATGGGCGTACTTGCTCAGCGGCGTGACCGTCGTTTCGCTGAGCCGTGAGCTGCTCGACGAAGAACTGCGCGGAATGCTCGACACCCTGATCGACTCGCTGCGCGGCACGTCCGCGGACACCGCGCCCGCCGAGCGGATCGGCGCGCGGCTGGTCGGGCTCGGCTATGTCGGCGAGCCAGGGCTGCGGTGCACCCTCGACGTCCTCGGCAAGGGCCTGCCGGGCCTGCCCGAACTGCGGCCGGCGGACCGCTTCACCGAGCGGATCGTGCTGACGCTGGGCGCGCTCTCCTGCGGCTTCCTGCTCGCGTACGAGCGCAGCGTCCTCGAGCAGCAGGAGATCATGCACCTCTCGCTGCTCAAGGCGGTCCGCGACGCGCAGTGGAACCTCAAGCAGAGTGAAGCGCGCTTCGACCAAGTCGTGACGTCGTCCGCGAGCGGCGTCGCGCTGGTCGCCCTCGACGGCCGGATCGTGCGGGCGAACGCCGCGCTGGCCGAGATGCTCGGGCACCCGGCGGGCGAGCTGGCCGGGACGCGGCTGGAGGACCACGTCCACCCGGAGACCGCCGAGGTCCTCCGCGAGGCGATGGCGGAGCTGGCCGACGGCGCCAAGGAGCGGGTCCGGCAGTCCCAGCGGCTGCTGCGCAAGGACGGCGACGTCGCCCGCATCTCGCTCACCGCGTCGCTGCTGCGTGACGCCGACGGCCGGCCCGGCCACTTCGTCGTCGTGGTCGAGGACGGCACCGAACTCATGTTGCTGCAAGGCGAACTCAGCCGTCAGGCGCTGCACGACGTGCTGACCGGCCTGCCGAACCGCCAGTACTTCGGCACCCACCTGGAGGCGGCGCTGCGGCGCGCCGACCCGGAGTACGGCGTCACCCTCTTCCACGTCGACCTCGACGCGTTCGGCATGGTCTGCAACAGCCTCGGCCGCCGCGTCGGCGAGCAGGTGCTGGTGCACTTCGCCCAGCGGCTGAAGGCCGTCTTGGCCCGCGAGCGGGCCATGGTCGCCCGGTTCCACGCCGACGAGTTCGGCATCCTCGTCGAGAATTCGGCGACGACGCCGGACATCGACGCCATCGTGCGCGCGATCAACGACGAGCTCGCCGAGCCGTTCTTCTGCGGCGGCCACGGGCTCGCGCTGTCGGCCAGCGCGGGCGTGGTCCACCGGCCGGCCAAGGGCATCGACCCCGCGGAGGTGCTGCGCGCGGCCGACCAGACGCTGCGGCGTGCCAAGGAGGGGCGCAGCGGCCAGTGGAAGATGTTCGACCGGGACGCCGACGCCGAGGACCGCCGGACGCAGGCGCTGGCCGTCGGCATGGCGGGCGCCTGGGAAAACGGCGAGCTCGGCGTCCGCTACCGGCCGATGGCGCGGCTGGCCGACGGCGCGGTCGCCGGGTTCGAGGCCCGCCTGCACTGGGAGCGGCCGGACGGGCGGCCGCTGGCGCACGAGCGGTGCGCGGAGCTGGCCGAGTCGACCGGGCTGGCGCTGCCGCTCGGGGACTGGCTGCTGCGCGCGGCGGGCCGGCAGGGCGAGTGGTGGCGGCAGCGCGCGGATTCCCGGCTGCCGGTGGTCGCCGGGCTCACCGGGCACCAGGTGGCCGACGACGCTCTGGGGACGCGCGTGACCCGCCTGCTCGCGGACACCGGCTTGCCGCCGGACCAGCTGCTGCTCGGCGTCCCGGTGCGCGCGCTGCCGGTGTCCGGCGTCCCCGAGAACGTCACGGCGCTGGCCGGTCTCGGGGTCCGTGTCATGCTCGACGACTTCGGGCTCGGGCCGGACGACCTGCGGGCGGTGGAGGACCTGCCGGTCGACATCGTCCGCGTGGACCGCCGGCTCGCGGAGTGGCAGGCGCGTTCGGAGTCGACGTTCCTGGGCGCGCTGGTGCCGCTGGTCCGGGAGGTCGGCGCGACGCTCGTGGTCGACGGGATCCACACCGAGGACCAGGCCAGCTGGTGGGGCCAGGCGGGGGCGGAATTGGGCACGGGTGATTACTTCGGGGCCGCCAGGCCGCCGGGGGAGCTGGCGGCTGCTTTCGCTTGA
- a CDS encoding cytochrome P450 produces MTVPVAPGRWPFLGHTPALLRQRSAFTDSLHEHGEIVKLHLGPMPAYFVTSPRLAHEVLVTAGPKFRKGVMFDKFKPFVGNGLVLSNGDFHLHQRRLMQPAFHRDRLAAYAGTMRRAAAELSESWQPGEVRPLDEDLQELAVTIVGEALFSTEIGKAAVDEARRSIYLIIQQGMIRALSPKFVENLPIPGNRRFDEAIGRMREIVVEVIRDWRTESVDRGDLLSTLLLAGMTDEQARDEVLTLLTAGIETTALALSWTFHELGRHPDVEARVHAEVDEVLDGRPVTVDDIARLTYVRQVVDEVLRCYPLWMLMRRTLEEVDLGGTRLPAGAEVIVSPHALHHDPASFPDPDRFDPGRWAPERAALLPKGAFIPFGAGGRQCIGNRFAQNEIVITVATVAARWRLVPVPGRPVRVKFTSAAYPDNLPMTVVPRR; encoded by the coding sequence ATGACCGTCCCGGTGGCCCCGGGCCGGTGGCCTTTTCTCGGGCACACTCCGGCACTGCTGCGGCAACGCTCCGCATTCACCGATTCCTTGCACGAACACGGGGAAATCGTCAAACTCCACCTCGGCCCGATGCCCGCCTACTTCGTCACCAGTCCACGACTGGCCCATGAAGTGCTGGTCACGGCGGGGCCGAAGTTCCGCAAGGGCGTCATGTTCGACAAGTTCAAGCCGTTCGTCGGAAATGGCTTGGTGCTTTCGAACGGCGACTTCCACCTCCACCAGCGAAGGCTGATGCAGCCGGCGTTCCACCGCGACCGCCTGGCCGCGTACGCCGGGACCATGCGGCGCGCGGCGGCGGAGCTGAGCGAATCGTGGCAGCCGGGCGAGGTGCGGCCGCTCGACGAAGACCTGCAGGAGCTCGCGGTGACGATCGTCGGCGAGGCCCTGTTCTCCACGGAAATCGGGAAAGCGGCGGTCGACGAAGCCCGCCGGTCCATTTACCTCATCATCCAGCAGGGAATGATTCGCGCGCTGTCTCCGAAGTTCGTCGAAAACCTGCCGATACCCGGCAACCGGCGGTTCGACGAAGCCATCGGGCGAATGCGGGAGATCGTCGTCGAGGTGATCCGCGACTGGCGCACCGAAAGCGTCGACCGCGGCGACCTGCTTTCGACGCTCCTGCTCGCCGGCATGACCGACGAGCAGGCCCGCGACGAGGTGCTCACCCTGCTCACCGCGGGCATCGAGACGACCGCGCTGGCGCTGTCCTGGACGTTCCACGAGCTCGGCCGGCACCCGGACGTCGAGGCGCGCGTGCACGCCGAGGTCGACGAGGTGCTGGACGGCCGCCCGGTCACCGTCGACGACATCGCCCGGCTGACCTACGTCCGGCAGGTCGTCGACGAAGTGCTGCGCTGCTACCCGCTCTGGATGCTGATGCGCCGGACGCTCGAGGAGGTCGACCTCGGCGGCACCCGGCTCCCGGCGGGCGCCGAGGTGATCGTCAGCCCGCACGCCCTGCACCACGACCCCGCGTCGTTCCCCGACCCGGACCGGTTCGACCCCGGCCGCTGGGCCCCCGAGCGGGCGGCGCTGCTGCCCAAGGGCGCGTTCATCCCGTTCGGCGCGGGCGGGCGGCAGTGCATCGGAAACCGCTTCGCCCAGAACGAAATCGTCATCACGGTGGCCACGGTGGCCGCGCGCTGGCGGCTGGTCCCGGTCCCGGGCCGGCCGGTGCGCGTGAAGTTCACCTCCGCCGCCTACCCGGACAACCTGCCGATGACGGTTGTCCCCCGTCGCTAG